In Pseudomonadota bacterium, a single genomic region encodes these proteins:
- a CDS encoding DMT family transporter produces the protein MVKNHIDLRGFGIILLLTLLWGFNYPAIKVSNVGFSPIFNALLRSVVASVLGVAYCISIKQPLFHRDIRFFHGIVVGMLFGIEFVCIYLGLLYTNASRAAILVNFSPFVVAVGAYLFLKEKLGITKISGLILAFFGAYLVFEGKPSTWNMSMLTGDILEIVAAFLWGATTIYIKKYLAETVHPINTFLYQLVFSIPIIFVCALVMEPKWILDVNGSAIAALAYSSIIVAFASYLAWFKLIHTYPVSQLAVFTFLTPVFGVAFGAIFLGEQLTKGLIFGLVFVSAGIYLTNYKKV, from the coding sequence ATGGTAAAAAACCATATTGACCTGCGGGGCTTTGGCATAATATTACTGCTAACGCTTCTCTGGGGTTTTAATTATCCTGCCATAAAAGTGTCAAATGTGGGATTTTCCCCGATATTTAATGCACTACTAAGATCGGTTGTCGCATCCGTTCTCGGGGTTGCCTATTGTATAAGCATAAAACAACCCCTCTTTCACAGGGATATTCGCTTTTTCCACGGTATTGTTGTAGGAATGCTCTTTGGTATAGAATTTGTCTGTATATACCTCGGGTTGCTCTATACCAATGCCTCCCGTGCCGCAATACTTGTCAATTTTTCACCCTTTGTTGTTGCAGTAGGTGCATATCTGTTCCTGAAAGAAAAACTGGGTATCACAAAAATATCGGGTTTGATTCTTGCTTTTTTTGGAGCTTACCTTGTTTTTGAGGGAAAACCTTCAACATGGAACATGTCCATGCTCACAGGCGATATTCTTGAGATCGTGGCCGCTTTCCTCTGGGGTGCTACTACAATATATATCAAGAAGTACCTTGCAGAAACGGTCCATCCCATTAATACCTTCCTCTATCAGCTTGTATTTTCAATCCCCATTATATTTGTTTGTGCCTTGGTTATGGAGCCAAAATGGATACTTGATGTCAATGGTTCTGCCATTGCTGCACTTGCATACTCTTCCATTATTGTGGCCTTTGCCTCATACCTCGCATGGTTTAAGCTTATACACACCTATCCGGTATCCCAGCTTGCCGTCTTTACCTTCCTGACCCCTGTATTCGGTGTCGCCTTCGGAGCCATATTTTTGGGTGAACAGCTTACTAAAGGATTAATTTTTGGACTTGTCTTTGTAAGCGCAGGGATATATCTGACAAATTATAAAAAGGTCTGA
- a CDS encoding ParB/RepB/Spo0J family partition protein: MATKKTVESQEFMYLPLEDIIVEEQIRSGIDTESESFKALMESIKDRGVLEPVLVTRKDGKYLLLCGERRYLAAQKLGLPSIPVRVVDAVTQKDEILAFQLTENLQREDLNPMDQAKGILAYIQAKHPDKGYDVDSLMSDLVNYDRSPDYLLKEVSDTLSETSEIVGKSIRTLSRTLSLLKLDPEIQAAIRQGNLPVSQGYLFAANLDCPDRAKIFQDIMKTPVTYLALEKLLTAHKKAKPVPGVTKLIPMKKQIASLRSVESRIEIGIAKYTRPDLVTLLDELHVFCALVELRIPIAPEPAPEKKKPPQV, encoded by the coding sequence ATGGCAACAAAGAAAACAGTTGAAAGTCAGGAATTTATGTACCTGCCTCTGGAAGACATTATTGTGGAAGAACAGATTCGCTCAGGGATCGATACGGAGAGTGAGTCCTTCAAAGCCCTTATGGAGTCTATTAAAGACCGGGGAGTCTTAGAGCCTGTCCTTGTGACGCGAAAAGACGGCAAATATCTGCTCCTCTGTGGAGAACGCCGTTATCTGGCTGCGCAGAAGCTGGGACTTCCATCCATCCCTGTGCGGGTTGTGGATGCAGTAACCCAGAAGGATGAGATACTTGCCTTCCAACTGACAGAGAACCTCCAGAGAGAAGACTTAAACCCCATGGATCAGGCCAAGGGGATATTGGCGTATATTCAGGCAAAACATCCTGATAAGGGATATGATGTAGATAGCCTTATGAGCGATCTGGTGAACTACGATCGATCTCCTGACTACCTATTAAAGGAAGTTTCAGACACATTGTCTGAAACTTCTGAAATAGTCGGAAAGTCAATACGGACGCTCTCTCGCACGTTATCACTCTTGAAACTTGATCCTGAGATTCAGGCAGCAATCCGGCAGGGAAATCTCCCCGTTTCGCAAGGGTATCTCTTTGCAGCAAACCTCGATTGCCCGGATCGTGCGAAGATATTCCAGGATATTATGAAGACGCCTGTCACCTATCTCGCACTTGAGAAATTGCTTACAGCACATAAAAAGGCCAAACCGGTCCCAGGTGTTACAAAGCTCATACCCATGAAGAAGCAGATTGCCAGCTTACGATCAGTAGAGTCACGCATTGAAATAGGTATCGCAAAATACACGAGACCTGATCTTGTGACGCTTCTTGATGAACTGCATGTTTTCTGTGCTTTAGTGGAACTGCGGATACCGATAGCCCCTGAACCTGCGCCGGAGAAGAAAAAGCCACCACAGGTGTAA
- the dsrM gene encoding sulfate reduction electron transfer complex DsrMKJOP subunit DsrM, protein MKILYPLFATSILILIAIIGVESLRLYTLFGTIIPCIACIIFLAGFIYKVITWARSPVPFCIPTVCGQQKSLPWIKSNNTQSPSTTWGVIWRMASEILLFRSLFRNDKAELKGTQRLTYDSNKLLWLGGLAFHWSLIIILVRHLRLFTEPVPQCIIFLQNIDGMFQLGLPTFYMSDIFIFIALTYLLFRRIVFPRTRLISLFSDYFVLFLVLGITISGFLMRHFYKVDIYAVKRIIMGILTFKPLTVGDIGLIFYIHIFLVCILFAYFPFSKLMHTGGVFLSPTRNLKNDSRMKRHINPWNYPVKVHTYEEWEHEFRGALKEAGLPVERKK, encoded by the coding sequence ATGAAAATTTTATACCCGTTGTTCGCAACTTCAATTCTCATTCTCATTGCAATAATCGGCGTAGAATCCTTAAGGTTATACACGCTTTTTGGAACCATCATTCCCTGTATTGCTTGTATCATTTTTCTGGCAGGTTTTATTTATAAAGTCATTACATGGGCGCGCTCTCCGGTTCCATTCTGTATCCCCACTGTCTGCGGGCAACAAAAATCGCTGCCATGGATAAAATCAAACAATACGCAAAGTCCATCGACAACATGGGGTGTTATATGGCGCATGGCATCAGAAATATTGCTTTTCCGCTCCCTTTTCAGAAACGATAAGGCTGAACTGAAGGGGACGCAGAGACTGACATACGACAGCAATAAATTATTATGGCTCGGAGGACTGGCTTTTCACTGGTCGCTTATTATTATACTTGTGAGGCACTTAAGACTCTTTACTGAACCTGTCCCACAATGCATAATATTCTTACAAAACATAGACGGTATGTTCCAGTTAGGGCTGCCCACTTTTTATATGTCAGATATATTTATTTTTATTGCGCTTACGTACCTCCTTTTCAGAAGAATCGTCTTTCCCCGGACACGGCTTATATCCCTTTTTTCAGATTATTTTGTCCTTTTTCTTGTCCTTGGTATCACAATTTCAGGATTCCTGATGAGGCATTTTTATAAAGTAGACATTTATGCGGTGAAAAGGATTATCATGGGAATACTGACTTTTAAGCCATTAACAGTCGGAGATATTGGCCTTATCTTTTATATCCATATATTCCTTGTGTGTATCCTTTTTGCCTATTTTCCGTTCAGCAAACTCATGCATACGGGCGGTGTCTTTTTAAGCCCCACGAGGAATTTAAAGAATGACAGCCGCATGAAAAGGCATATTAACCCCTGGAATTATCCTGTAAAAGTTCATACCTATGAAGAATGGGAACATGAATTCAGGGGGGCGCTGAAAGAGGCAGGACTGCCGGTGGAGCGCAAGAAATGA
- a CDS encoding type II toxin-antitoxin system PemK/MazF family toxin yields the protein MDFGDIYLVEIPGSGGHEQQGFRPAIIVQTSENIDKIPTVLIIPFTTQIKAANFPFTFVIDPDSTNNLSSKSVALVFQLRAIDKKRLKNKLGKLSANDFQILKQCLHGILKL from the coding sequence ATGGACTTCGGTGATATATATCTTGTTGAAATTCCTGGCTCCGGCGGACACGAACAACAGGGTTTCAGACCCGCAATAATTGTCCAGACTTCTGAAAATATTGATAAAATTCCCACCGTTTTAATTATCCCATTCACGACACAAATCAAGGCTGCTAATTTTCCGTTTACATTTGTTATTGATCCCGATTCGACCAACAACCTGTCCTCAAAATCTGTGGCTTTAGTGTTTCAATTACGGGCAATTGATAAAAAGAGATTAAAGAACAAGCTTGGCAAGCTTAGCGCGAATGATTTTCAAATCTTGAAGCAGTGCTTACATGGAATCTTGAAATTATAA
- the cooS gene encoding anaerobic carbon-monoxide dehydrogenase catalytic subunit, with product MEGERISCHESIRKVYERIKRDGMTNIWDRYEAQGLGDNPDQRCPFCQGGVRCDLCSNGPCRADVSKDKRGVCGITGDGMAMRMMLLRNVMGASTYHYHTEQTIKMLRAAANGKSPFTIKDPEKLRTFAKRFDIPEAFPDDEIAMMLCNHVETDFNRKYDEPSHIVLTLAPKERAETWRKLGIFPGGIYGEMMFATSSCLTNVDGYYVSLALKAMRLSIATAYQSQIVNEYCQDILFGTPRPHKMRVDLGVLDPDYVNVLPNGHEPFLGFAMVQIARKPEWQEKAKAVGAKGLRIIANIETGQEMIQRWEMDDVFYGFTGNWIMQEAVMASGCIDLFACDMNCSMPIDPFYAEKYKFKLIPVSQLVAFEGVRERIDYDPVEAEGQAARLLQMAIDNFKERRATIEPVTGLSMREAIVGFSTESIIEALGGSPEPLLKAITSGALRGVAGLVSCTSLRDSGQDVHSVRIAKELIKRDILVLSMGCGNAAMQVAGLCSLEAKELAGNGLKAVCELLKIPPVLSYGTCTDTGRIADFLAALSYSLGGISVSDLPVAAVAPEYMEQKATIDAVFALAFGLYTYVNPVPTVTGGPNLVKLLTEDCKEITGGVLNVEKDPIKAVDGILAHIEEKRAKLGI from the coding sequence ATGGAAGGTGAAAGAATATCATGTCATGAATCGATCCGTAAGGTATACGAGAGAATCAAAAGGGATGGGATGACCAATATCTGGGACCGTTATGAGGCTCAGGGACTCGGAGATAACCCCGATCAGAGGTGTCCTTTCTGCCAGGGCGGAGTGCGGTGTGACCTCTGTTCGAACGGCCCATGCAGGGCGGATGTTTCAAAAGACAAAAGGGGTGTCTGCGGCATTACCGGAGATGGTATGGCAATGCGTATGATGCTGCTAAGGAATGTCATGGGCGCTTCTACATACCATTATCACACAGAGCAGACGATTAAGATGCTCAGGGCGGCGGCGAACGGTAAATCGCCGTTCACAATCAAGGATCCGGAAAAGTTGAGAACATTCGCAAAGCGGTTCGATATCCCCGAAGCATTCCCTGATGATGAGATTGCAATGATGCTCTGCAACCATGTTGAGACAGATTTCAACAGGAAATACGATGAACCGAGCCATATCGTATTGACCCTTGCACCAAAGGAACGGGCAGAGACGTGGAGGAAGCTCGGCATATTTCCCGGCGGTATCTATGGTGAAATGATGTTTGCTACAAGTTCATGCCTTACCAATGTGGACGGGTATTATGTGAGCCTGGCATTAAAGGCCATGAGACTCTCCATCGCCACGGCATACCAGAGTCAGATCGTGAATGAGTACTGTCAGGACATTCTTTTCGGTACGCCACGACCGCACAAAATGCGGGTTGACCTTGGTGTGCTTGATCCTGATTATGTAAATGTGCTTCCCAACGGGCATGAACCTTTCCTCGGTTTTGCCATGGTGCAGATTGCCAGAAAACCGGAATGGCAGGAGAAGGCAAAGGCTGTTGGCGCTAAAGGCCTCAGGATCATTGCAAATATCGAAACCGGCCAGGAGATGATCCAGCGCTGGGAGATGGATGATGTATTTTATGGATTTACCGGCAACTGGATTATGCAAGAGGCGGTAATGGCGAGCGGGTGCATAGACCTTTTCGCCTGCGATATGAACTGTTCCATGCCTATTGATCCCTTCTATGCAGAGAAGTATAAATTTAAGCTTATTCCTGTAAGCCAGCTCGTAGCCTTTGAGGGAGTCAGAGAGAGAATTGACTATGATCCTGTGGAGGCCGAAGGGCAGGCTGCCCGGCTCCTTCAGATGGCCATCGATAATTTTAAGGAACGGAGGGCAACGATTGAGCCTGTGACAGGACTATCCATGAGAGAGGCTATAGTTGGTTTTTCGACTGAGAGTATCATTGAAGCCCTGGGAGGATCGCCCGAGCCGTTACTTAAGGCAATAACGAGCGGGGCACTGCGCGGCGTGGCTGGGCTTGTGTCCTGTACATCCCTTCGCGATTCGGGACAGGACGTACACAGTGTTCGAATAGCAAAAGAACTGATTAAGCGTGACATCCTCGTACTGTCTATGGGGTGTGGAAACGCCGCCATGCAGGTTGCCGGTCTGTGCAGCCTCGAAGCAAAAGAGCTGGCAGGGAATGGCCTTAAGGCGGTTTGCGAACTGCTCAAAATACCGCCGGTCCTCAGCTACGGTACATGCACCGATACTGGCCGTATCGCTGATTTTCTTGCTGCACTGTCGTATTCTTTGGGAGGCATCTCTGTTTCTGACCTTCCCGTGGCGGCAGTCGCTCCGGAATATATGGAGCAGAAGGCCACCATTGATGCGGTATTTGCACTCGCATTCGGTCTTTATACGTATGTCAATCCTGTTCCGACTGTAACGGGCGGACCGAACCTTGTGAAGCTCCTTACTGAGGACTGCAAGGAGATCACCGGTGGCGTATTAAACGTTGAAAAAGACCCTATTAAGGCTGTTGACGGCATTTTGGCGCATATTGAGGAGAAGAGGGCGAAACTGGGGATTTAG
- a CDS encoding four helix bundle protein: MKEIIKTYRELRVYQKAMDAAMELYEATKRFPPEEKYSMVDQVRRSSRSVCANIAESWRKRRYKAAFIAKLNDAESEACETQVWIEFAYKCGFIDKLFKDKMDDFYEHIMSQLVKMIDESTKWLIKSK, encoded by the coding sequence ATGAAAGAAATAATAAAAACATATAGAGAGTTACGTGTTTATCAAAAGGCTATGGATGCCGCAATGGAGCTATACGAAGCTACAAAACGGTTCCCACCTGAAGAAAAATACTCAATGGTCGACCAAGTAAGGCGCTCATCACGTTCGGTGTGTGCAAACATTGCTGAATCATGGCGTAAGAGAAGATATAAAGCTGCATTCATCGCAAAACTGAATGACGCTGAATCTGAAGCTTGCGAAACTCAGGTTTGGATTGAATTTGCATATAAGTGTGGTTTTATCGATAAGCTTTTTAAAGATAAAATGGATGATTTTTATGAACATATCATGAGTCAACTTGTTAAAATGATAGATGAATCAACTAAATGGTTAATAAAATCAAAATAA
- the dsrJ gene encoding sulfate reduction electron transfer complex DsrMKJOP subunit DsrJ, translating into MFKGSREVEARMYDKIKIIAGIIIFLIIMLTPFWYNSLTGKAAYIPQLKIGTDARQCVENTLYMKSNHANLLNKWKESVVREGMRVHKAGDGKLYIISLTGTCLNCHSSKAQFCDRCHDYAGAKPQCWDCHVVPNNAVGRWE; encoded by the coding sequence GTGTTCAAGGGTTCAAGGGAAGTAGAGGCAAGGATGTACGATAAGATTAAGATTATAGCGGGAATTATTATATTTCTCATCATTATGCTGACCCCATTCTGGTATAACAGCCTTACAGGGAAGGCTGCGTATATACCTCAGCTTAAAATTGGAACAGATGCAAGACAATGTGTAGAAAATACATTATACATGAAATCCAATCATGCTAATTTACTAAATAAATGGAAAGAGTCGGTTGTGAGAGAGGGGATGAGGGTTCACAAGGCAGGAGATGGGAAGTTATACATTATAAGCCTGACGGGAACATGCCTGAACTGTCATTCCAGCAAGGCCCAATTCTGTGACCGTTGTCATGACTATGCCGGAGCAAAACCACAGTGCTGGGATTGTCATGTCGTACCAAATAATGCAGTAGGCAGGTGGGAGTAA
- the nrfD gene encoding polysulfide reductase NrfD, whose product MLGKALTGGKKYWMWVILLGAVILAGFASYLLQLKFGLGITGMGRNVSWGLYISNFTFFVGVAASAVMVVLPYYLHNYKEFGKITVFGEFLAVSAVVMTILFIFVDLGQPARVLNIIRYPSPKSVLFWDMIVLNIYLLLNLVIGWQTLNAERKSEPQPAWIKPLVILSIPWAISIHTVTAFIYSGLSARPFWLTAILAPRFLASAFASGPAILILLCFIVKKFARFDAGREVIRKIAQIIAYAMVINIFLSLVEIFTVFYSNIPEHSLYVRLLLFGINGHLLLSPWMWVSVVLGWVSAILLVNPQTRKNDTILMATCIAIIISIWIEKGLGLVVSGFIPSPLGEITRYIPTTHEIAITAGIYGVGILVLTVLIKIAIAVKKEAES is encoded by the coding sequence ATGTTAGGTAAAGCGCTAACGGGAGGTAAAAAATACTGGATGTGGGTTATACTGCTCGGCGCAGTCATCCTGGCCGGTTTCGCATCGTATCTTCTTCAGTTAAAATTCGGTTTAGGCATAACCGGTATGGGAAGAAATGTCTCATGGGGATTATATATCTCCAACTTTACCTTCTTTGTAGGTGTTGCCGCATCAGCAGTCATGGTAGTCCTCCCCTATTATCTCCATAATTATAAAGAATTCGGGAAAATCACCGTTTTCGGAGAATTTCTTGCCGTATCAGCAGTTGTAATGACTATTCTGTTCATATTCGTCGACCTGGGTCAGCCAGCCCGCGTTCTCAATATCATCCGGTACCCCTCTCCTAAATCAGTACTCTTCTGGGATATGATTGTGTTGAATATCTACCTCCTGCTGAATCTTGTCATCGGGTGGCAGACGCTCAATGCTGAGCGTAAATCTGAACCGCAGCCTGCATGGATAAAACCACTCGTAATCCTGTCAATCCCTTGGGCAATAAGTATTCATACTGTAACTGCCTTCATTTATTCAGGACTCAGCGCCCGGCCATTCTGGCTTACGGCGATTCTTGCACCACGGTTCCTTGCATCAGCGTTCGCATCAGGGCCTGCAATCCTTATCCTGTTGTGCTTTATCGTGAAAAAATTTGCCCGGTTCGATGCAGGACGTGAAGTTATCCGGAAGATAGCACAGATTATCGCATATGCGATGGTTATAAACATTTTCTTATCCCTTGTAGAAATCTTTACCGTTTTCTACAGTAATATCCCCGAGCACAGTCTGTATGTTCGATTGCTTCTTTTCGGCATAAACGGACATCTTTTACTGAGCCCATGGATGTGGGTTTCCGTTGTTCTCGGATGGGTATCGGCAATCCTTCTGGTGAATCCTCAAACGAGAAAAAATGATACCATCCTCATGGCAACATGCATCGCCATTATCATTTCAATATGGATTGAAAAAGGTCTCGGTCTCGTTGTATCCGGCTTTATCCCTTCCCCTCTTGGCGAGATAACAAGATACATACCCACTACACATGAAATTGCCATCACTGCGGGGATTTACGGAGTAGGCATCCTCGTCCTCACGGTACTCATAAAAATCGCCATAGCCGTAAAAAAAGAAGCTGAAAGTTGA
- a CDS encoding 4Fe-4S dicluster domain-containing protein: protein MDRRQFLKIAGFSIAGFILDPSLDIRPKGLFANTAKQKITSYIRKWGMAINLDACAKKPGCRACIDACNIVHNVPGLGSPKEEVKWIWKSPYPTVFPEHIHIINREEIKNLPVMVLCNHCDNPPCVKVCPTKATWKREDGIVMMDYHRCIGCRYCMAACPYGARSFNWFDPRLFLKTVYQDFPTRTKGVVEKCNFCEERLIRGLLPACVEVCKENALIFGDLAAIDSDVRKILKQRHSIVRKPHLGTEPKVFYIL from the coding sequence TTGGATAGAAGACAATTTCTTAAAATAGCAGGATTCTCCATCGCTGGTTTTATATTAGATCCTTCCCTTGACATCCGGCCTAAGGGATTATTTGCCAACACAGCAAAACAAAAAATAACATCTTATATCAGAAAATGGGGAATGGCGATAAATCTTGATGCCTGCGCAAAAAAACCCGGTTGCAGGGCCTGCATAGATGCGTGCAACATTGTTCATAATGTTCCGGGCCTGGGCAGCCCCAAGGAAGAAGTGAAATGGATATGGAAAAGTCCATATCCAACGGTCTTCCCTGAACACATTCACATAATAAACAGGGAAGAGATAAAAAACCTTCCTGTCATGGTGTTATGTAACCACTGCGATAACCCGCCGTGTGTAAAGGTTTGCCCTACAAAGGCCACATGGAAAAGGGAAGATGGAATTGTCATGATGGATTATCACCGCTGTATCGGATGCAGATATTGTATGGCTGCCTGCCCTTATGGGGCAAGAAGTTTCAACTGGTTTGATCCGCGGTTATTTTTGAAAACAGTATATCAGGATTTCCCCACAAGAACAAAGGGGGTAGTAGAAAAATGCAATTTTTGCGAAGAAAGGCTGATACGAGGTCTTTTGCCGGCCTGCGTCGAGGTATGTAAGGAAAATGCCCTCATCTTCGGTGATCTCGCAGCCATCGATTCGGATGTGAGAAAAATACTGAAGCAGCGGCACAGCATCGTAAGAAAACCTCATCTTGGTACCGAACCAAAGGTGTTTTATATACTGTGA
- a CDS encoding (Fe-S)-binding protein, which translates to MVEDKLKTPDEILNDVNLEPKGQDWMNTKAEFLKGTYLYSAPLKHQKYLELPNPREWHPTDIDWKLPKNWKEIILNGMADLLKKHRSFRLFLDICVRCGACADKCHFFLGSGDPKNMPVLRAELLRSVYRRYFTTGGKLFGKLAGARDLDEDVLKEWFYYFYQCTECRRCSVYCPYGIDTCEITMMGRELLNLVGCNVQWVIEPASNCFRTGNHLGVPPHAFKETLEFALSELKDITGISIEAPINRKGAEILFVAPSADYFANPHWFTLLGYLMLFHEIGLDYTWSAYASEGGNFGLFHSPELTKRLNAKIYAEAKRLGVRWILGGECGHMWRTIHQYMDTLNGPADFLEEPVSPITGTPFENAKSTKMVHICEFTSDLIYNNALDLDKTRNDKFKITFHDSCNPARSMGLLEEPRYIIKNTCNHFHEMPENTIRERTFCCGSGAGLGADENLEMRLRGGFPRANAVKHVHEKYGVNMLACICAIDKAALPPLLDYWVPGIGVCGVHELLGNALIMEGEKERTTNLRGEPLIEEEAVEDV; encoded by the coding sequence ATGGTTGAGGATAAACTGAAAACACCTGACGAAATACTAAATGATGTCAATCTTGAACCGAAAGGGCAGGATTGGATGAACACAAAAGCCGAGTTCCTGAAAGGGACATATCTATACAGCGCGCCCTTGAAACATCAGAAATATCTTGAACTACCCAATCCACGGGAATGGCATCCAACTGACATAGACTGGAAACTGCCAAAAAACTGGAAAGAAATCATCCTCAACGGGATGGCAGACCTTTTAAAAAAACACCGGTCTTTCAGGCTTTTTCTCGATATATGCGTAAGATGCGGGGCCTGTGCAGATAAATGTCATTTCTTTTTGGGCTCGGGTGACCCGAAGAATATGCCCGTATTGCGGGCAGAGCTTTTACGGTCAGTCTACAGGAGATATTTCACAACCGGCGGGAAGCTCTTCGGAAAGCTCGCCGGCGCCAGAGACCTCGACGAGGATGTTTTAAAAGAATGGTTTTATTATTTTTACCAGTGTACAGAATGCAGACGGTGCTCTGTCTATTGCCCTTACGGGATCGATACCTGTGAAATCACCATGATGGGCAGGGAACTTCTCAACCTTGTAGGATGCAATGTCCAGTGGGTTATTGAGCCTGCGTCGAACTGTTTCCGGACAGGAAACCATCTTGGCGTCCCTCCCCATGCCTTCAAAGAAACCCTCGAATTCGCCCTCAGCGAGTTGAAAGATATAACAGGGATTTCCATTGAGGCCCCCATTAACAGGAAAGGGGCTGAAATCCTTTTCGTGGCTCCATCAGCGGATTATTTCGCCAATCCACACTGGTTCACGCTCCTCGGCTACCTTATGCTCTTCCATGAGATCGGCCTTGATTACACGTGGAGCGCCTATGCGTCTGAAGGCGGGAATTTTGGCCTCTTTCACTCACCGGAACTCACAAAGAGGCTCAATGCAAAAATATATGCAGAAGCAAAACGCCTGGGGGTAAGATGGATCCTTGGTGGAGAATGCGGGCATATGTGGAGGACAATCCATCAGTATATGGATACCCTTAATGGTCCTGCCGATTTTCTGGAAGAACCGGTGTCTCCCATTACAGGTACACCATTTGAAAATGCTAAATCTACAAAAATGGTTCATATATGCGAGTTTACCTCTGACCTGATCTATAATAATGCGCTGGATCTTGATAAAACACGGAATGACAAATTTAAGATTACTTTCCACGATTCCTGTAATCCGGCCAGAAGCATGGGACTTCTTGAAGAGCCACGTTACATTATAAAAAACACATGCAATCATTTTCATGAAATGCCTGAGAATACAATAAGAGAAAGGACTTTCTGCTGTGGAAGCGGGGCAGGCCTCGGTGCAGACGAAAACCTTGAAATGAGGCTGAGAGGAGGATTTCCACGTGCCAATGCAGTAAAACATGTCCATGAAAAATACGGGGTCAATATGCTTGCCTGCATATGCGCCATCGACAAGGCAGCTTTACCCCCATTGCTTGACTACTGGGTACCGGGCATTGGTGTCTGTGGTGTCCACGAACTCCTGGGCAATGCACTCATTATGGAAGGAGAAAAGGAAAGAACAACGAACCTTCGCGGAGAACCGCTGATTGAAGAGGAAGCAGTGGAAGATGTGTGA